The proteins below come from a single Pradoshia eiseniae genomic window:
- a CDS encoding thymidylate synthase, translating into MANELEQTYLDFLQHILDNGVKKEDRTGTGTISVFGYQMRFDLSKGFPLFTTKRTPFRLIASELLWFIKGDTNIRYLLQHNNHIWDEWAFKKWVESDEYKGPDMTDFGNRCLVDEEFNELYQAEMKAFCERILNDEEFAEKYGDLGNVYGKQWRNWTASSGERIDQLKDVIHQIKTNPDSRRLIVNAWNPEDVINAGAKGSKAVLPPCHVMFQFYVANGKLSCHLLQRSADSFLGANFNIPSYSLLTHLIARECGLEVGEFVYSISDAHIYSNHIEQVKEQLSRELRDLPTLKINPDKQSIFDIEMEDLTIEGYDPHPSIKAPIAV; encoded by the coding sequence ATGGCGAACGAGTTAGAACAAACTTATTTGGACTTCTTACAGCATATTTTAGATAATGGCGTAAAAAAAGAAGACCGTACTGGCACGGGCACGATTAGTGTATTTGGTTATCAAATGCGTTTTGACCTATCAAAAGGATTTCCTTTATTTACGACAAAGCGTACGCCTTTCCGTTTGATTGCGAGCGAACTCTTATGGTTTATAAAAGGGGATACTAATATCCGGTACCTTCTTCAGCACAACAACCATATTTGGGATGAGTGGGCCTTCAAAAAGTGGGTCGAATCAGATGAATATAAAGGTCCAGATATGACCGATTTCGGTAACCGCTGTTTAGTAGATGAAGAGTTCAATGAGTTATACCAAGCGGAAATGAAAGCATTCTGTGAACGCATACTCAATGATGAAGAATTTGCGGAAAAATACGGAGACCTGGGCAATGTTTACGGAAAGCAATGGCGTAATTGGACTGCTTCAAGCGGTGAGAGGATTGATCAACTGAAGGATGTCATTCATCAAATTAAAACAAATCCAGATTCACGCCGTTTAATCGTAAATGCATGGAATCCAGAGGATGTTATCAATGCAGGTGCGAAAGGAAGTAAGGCGGTATTGCCTCCTTGTCACGTCATGTTTCAATTCTATGTGGCAAATGGCAAACTTAGCTGCCACCTATTGCAGCGCAGTGCGGATTCCTTCCTGGGCGCAAACTTCAATATCCCTTCATACTCATTGCTTACGCATTTGATTGCAAGAGAATGCGGGCTAGAGGTTGGCGAGTTTGTCTACAGTATTAGTGATGCTCATATTTATTCAAACCATATTGAGCAAGTAAAGGAGCAGCTATCACGCGAGTTACGTGATCTACCAACCTTGAAGATTAATCCGGACAAGCAATCTATTTTTGATATCGAGATGGAAGACTTGACGATTGAGGGCTATGATCCTCATCCAAGCATCAAAGCGCCTATTGCCGTATAA
- a CDS encoding CotO family spore coat protein, with the protein MNEQKGGTVAPLFYIIQPMIELKHSAQNNQEIFHSREVFVETPIAPLEAEQGKTVMDQSKKEIQEEVNQLSSEFNIPGNIQTRAMKKMEELVAAMEEGPVLLEDDAIREAEIVVAHDQDRYQDESMENHKKNVKTKITRLARYPLVVPKPLCELTIQGEKVNAIIESKRGEMIRLRVGEVLQSIPIDDIEDVKLL; encoded by the coding sequence ATGAATGAACAGAAAGGCGGCACAGTTGCCCCTTTGTTCTATATTATTCAGCCAATGATCGAATTAAAACACTCTGCCCAAAATAATCAAGAAATTTTTCATAGCAGGGAAGTCTTTGTGGAAACACCGATTGCCCCGTTAGAAGCTGAACAAGGAAAAACCGTAATGGATCAATCCAAGAAGGAAATCCAGGAAGAAGTGAATCAGCTTTCATCGGAATTTAACATTCCCGGTAACATTCAAACGAGGGCTATGAAGAAGATGGAGGAACTAGTTGCAGCCATGGAAGAGGGGCCAGTTCTTTTGGAAGATGATGCTATTAGAGAAGCGGAAATAGTCGTGGCACATGATCAAGATAGGTACCAAGATGAATCTATGGAGAATCACAAGAAAAACGTAAAAACGAAAATCACGAGATTGGCGCGCTACCCGCTTGTCGTACCGAAACCGCTTTGTGAGCTGACGATTCAAGGAGAGAAAGTTAATGCCATCATTGAAAGCAAACGTGGTGAAATGATAAGATTGCGAGTTGGTGAGGTCCTCCAATCCATTCCGATTGATGATATTGAGGATGTCAAGCTGTTGTAA
- a CDS encoding CotY/CotZ family spore coat protein — protein MSCGSEYETQNCITDTLLAIVDAQDKVAPCKKEDETGCDRAINELKGGHKKSDFNTIPIILQLKCSGKPFKGQSGVREKGHSSKISIVCSSIFRVVDVDPENHCASLELLDTEIKHGSDSTSSFDLCDETIKNLAGTGAFITVDLSSFASVSCLPPVTLT, from the coding sequence ATGAGTTGCGGTTCTGAGTACGAAACACAAAATTGTATTACCGATACTTTGCTTGCAATTGTAGATGCTCAAGATAAAGTGGCACCTTGTAAAAAAGAAGATGAAACTGGCTGTGATCGTGCTATCAATGAATTAAAAGGCGGCCATAAAAAATCCGATTTCAATACAATCCCAATCATCCTGCAATTGAAATGCTCTGGAAAGCCTTTCAAAGGACAAAGCGGTGTTAGGGAAAAAGGACATTCATCGAAAATCAGCATTGTTTGTTCATCTATTTTCCGGGTTGTAGATGTAGATCCAGAAAACCATTGCGCATCCCTTGAATTGCTAGATACTGAAATCAAGCATGGTAGCGACTCTACATCATCTTTCGATTTATGCGATGAAACCATTAAAAACCTTGCTGGTACTGGTGCCTTCATCACTGTCGACCTTTCTTCTTTTGCTTCTGTTTCTTGCCTGCCTCCAGTCACGCTTACCTAA
- a CDS encoding DUF1360 domain-containing protein, with product MDFFSLCMLGLAAFRLTRLIVFDTITERLRMIFLEEVTENELEGETVYFVPRGKGVRKFIGELISCYWCTGIWVSGFLVAFYAIFPVIAIWFLAILSVAAVASVIETILQKLYWE from the coding sequence ATGGATTTTTTCTCCCTTTGCATGCTTGGACTTGCGGCATTTCGACTGACAAGATTAATTGTGTTTGATACTATAACGGAAAGATTGCGCATGATTTTTTTGGAAGAAGTGACAGAGAATGAGCTTGAAGGGGAAACCGTGTATTTCGTCCCTAGGGGAAAGGGCGTAAGGAAATTTATTGGGGAACTAATTAGCTGCTATTGGTGCACAGGTATATGGGTGAGCGGTTTCTTGGTAGCATTCTATGCAATCTTTCCGGTGATTGCGATATGGTTCTTGGCGATATTAAGTGTCGCTGCCGTGGCGAGCGTGATTGAGACAATCCTTCAAAAGTTATATTGGGAATAG